GATGTGATTTAGTTCACTGTTTAAATGATATCTTTGTGAAAATTGTGATTTAGATTTTgtaattatttcaaattttgtcatttgtgtgtttaaaattaaaatgagtataatttgtttattaattGTATGTATCTATAATTCGATTTTTACAATGCATAGGTAAATGAATATGCCTTATGAAAGATTTTGTGATACACCATTACCATAAGTCCAAGTATCAAGGACcatgtttataatattttcatATGTATAATAATTTTGAACCAATAAATGCAAGGGTAAAACCCACACAACAAATTCTCAACACGATATcgagataaaataatattcaaaGTACTTGTTATACACCAAtgaaattgagaaaaataatGTAGCATGTTGAAAATGAGAGAAATTTAGAAATTAGAGGCCTTGTTCGATGAGATAATCGCCGATCCTCTCAACCACCACATTGCACTGCCCCGGCGTCATCGGCTCATCGTAAATCCCGATCAACAACGCCTGATTCGTCTTCTTCACAGTGATTCCACCAGCACCCTAACCAATAGGAATATAGTAGTTTAaagaaaactaaactaaaaacatATACTTACATCATAAGTACAATATTAGTATACATCATACAATATTACTATATTAGTACATCATGGTTGAGAGACTTTTGTCAAAGTGTTCATCAAATTAGTGTAACATATGTTGTCTATACATGTTAATTATATAAACATGGATTATTCTATATCTACAGGAGATATGATGATATTTTGATTGACAATAGTAAAAAAGATTACCTTCTTTCCTCTTATTACAGCTCCTGGTTCTCCTTGTATAACCATATATTTAATGCCACCAATGTGTAGTCCTGTTGGAGCAAGTTTTCCTGGTTCTTCAAAATCTTCCATGATCGCAGCTATTTCTTCTGCTTTAAACTGCAAGTAATTCCATCatagaaaataatttaaataaaataatactcctatgtcAACTACCCTTTAGAATTGTTGATACTTTTGATTATTAAGTAGGTCTGTATCATCTATTCTAATCCTCTCATCCTTACTTCACATAAGTCAAAACTTCAATCAACCAAATCAGCATCCATTTCTAATTATTTTCAACACATACTAATTAACAGGATGGTATGAATTTAGACCATGTTAAAACACCCTATAAATAACAGAATACATTCTGAACTCTCACTATAACCAGGTCCATTGGTGCTTTCATCTAGTAGGTCACACACCATTGTTCAATCCACACATCCTTGATTCCCATACTATTATATTTCGATAATCCAAATCATCCATTTCTCATTATTTTCTACACATATCTAGCAAATgccctaaaaataaaatgaaatattttcctgTTACAATTTATATGAttgtttttctaattttgatcTGCCTACAAAATTAGTCCAAGATTATTGAGAACTGATCTGGAACTGTAGCTATTCTGTTCTGACTTCGCATTGATAGGTCGCGAGTTTGAATGACCACTTATTCAATCCACAAACACTTACTACTACTTCCCAACAAGTCAAGATGtcaatcaattaaataaatccattTCTCatgattttcatttttcaagtaACAACATCAAATAGATTTAGCGAGAGATGAGGAAGAACCTGAGGGAAAGTGGCGCTTTGAGCCCAAACGACGCCGTCGTGGCCGATGATAGCTGCCGAAGTCAGATGATTTCCGTCGATCTCACACATCAAGTGATCGTCGACATAGCTCTGCCACGACATCTCTTCTTCGAAAACAACAGAGCACAAAATTTATAAGATTTTTACTTTGATTTTGCTCTTGCTGAAATGAGCTTGCCATTTTCCTTAAATATTTATAGGGAGTTTAGGAAAGTCGCGTGGAGTTTAAGCTGATTCGTGGCGCCACAGTTGTTGATGCTTTTTTAGAATTGGTTGCTGCCATACTGCTTCTTCATAGCGTTCCCACGTGACAGCGTTACATTTACAAATTATTCCCACTACATTCCTAAATGGGATAATACTCCAAAATTAAAGGCGGccggatcccctgctgtggtgaGAAAACGGTACCGTGTTGCATCAATTACCtcagttttttcatttttcagttAAGTGCTAGTATAACATTTTTCAATTACATCAATGATTTAAGTATATAGTATTATCAATGCTTGAAAgccaatttatattaaaatatagcAATCTCAATTGTAATAAACTAATATTACACTAAGAAATAATTTCAAAACGTAATTAAAACTCCttttgtattattctttaaattttatttagtgtATTATCATAATTGAGAGTTAATATTGTAAGTGatgtaaattaatattttaaatttttttgatgatctcataaattctaaaattgaaataaaatcatactcctactatcatattttttttattgtatataCACCTTCCGTCCCAAAGGTAGTTAAGTCATATTTTTTTCGCGTTGgttgtcccaaggtagttgaaataaaataatactcctatatgGAAATAATCTAATTTAAATAACAAGAAGTAGTCCTGTAAATAACGTGCCAAATTATCGAAAAAAACCATGTACATTAATGAAATTATCGCATGTccttgaattttaaaaattcagcAGTAAACACCATGAATTTTATTAACTTTCTCAATATTCCTATAACAAAATATTCTAATATCTTATAAATAACggaacacaaaataaatacttGGAAAAACTGAGAAATGTTAAAATTTGTGATACTTACCGTTAATCTTCAAAATTGCAGGACAAATTGGAATTTGGCCAAAATTCATCGTAGATTCGTAGTTTTTCACCAAACAATCCATTTCTCATGCATTTTCATTTTCGATCAACAGAAAACTACAAAGATGAAAGAGAGTTAGAGAGATAAGATGAACTGATGAAGAACCCAAGGAAAATTGGCGCTTTGAGCCCAAACGACGCCGTGTGGCCGATGATAGCTGCTGAAGTCAGTTGAACTCCATTGGATTCAAGCATCAAGTGATCGTTGACATAGGGTTGCATCCACGTTTTCCTCATCCAAAACAATCAAAATCAAAGCTGAAAATTAAGATTTTTACTTTGATTTTTCTCAATGAGCTTGAGAATTTCATTCcgatttatttaaatatttattggcGACACACTATTAAGATTCGCTAGTTCGCTAcaatcatatttcaaaataatcTCTAAAAATATTTCGGATTTATTAAAATACTTATATGTGATTTTGGAAAGTCGCGTGCTAATTCGTGGCGACACACCTATTAAGAATCGCAATAGCTAAAATATTCCCACTACATTTGCAAATTATGAAAGGGAAATACTCTAATAGTATCATGATAATATCAGTTGATaactattttaaattaatagccGACAACTATGTCAACAACCTATGTTATGGATATTCACTAAATGTAGTTGACACATGTCTGTTAACATGTATATTTACATATCAACAGAAGACATACGCATACATTTAGTTGGCATACAAATGTATCCGTGTTGACATCTATAACGTAGGTTGTTGACATATATGTCCGTTATCAATTTAAGATAGTTGTCAATCTAAATGGACccagtttataatttattcattatttgGCGTATCTTATCATTCTATGTGCGATTTTCCCAtctaataatataattgaaataatatgatatttaaatcacaaattaaaataataatttcgaactaataattaaaagataagaaaaaatCAGTATAATAAATTCTCAAATTAATGACCAAGAAACTTGACATGATCGCATTATCAAATAATATTCGAATTACTCATAAAACACCATTAAAACGAAGAAAAATAATGTAGTATGTCGAAAATGAGCATTATTAGAAACTAGTAGTCTTGTGCGATTAAGTTGGCGGTACTGTCAACCACCTCAATGCAATGCGCCAGCGCCAACCTTTCGTCGTGTATCCCGACCACCAACGTCTGATTCGTCTTCTTCATCGCGATTCCTTTGGTACCCTAACGAATAGAaaaaatttggagaaaattaAACTTAAAGAAATTgtactaaaaatataaaatttgattAGAGTGTTGAATGGACAATAATGGCTAGATTATAACCATAATGTTTGTGCATCATCTTTGAGACCTGAGGAAATCTTGTGTTAAAATGGTATGACACATCAATATCAAGTTTGTGTATATCTAATTAGTGTAACATATGTTGTCTATGTGTGTggattatatatacatatattttatatttacaggagatgaatattttgattgaaattagccataataaataaattttttaaaaaagtactatTACCTTCTCTCCACTAATTACATCTCTTTGATTTCCCTGTATAAAAGTATACTTAGTGCCACCAATGCGTAGGCCTTTTTGAGCAAGTTTTCCTGGTTCCTCAAACGCTTCCATGATTTCAactatttctttaattttaaacTGAATTTAATTCcactaatcaaacaaaaaaTCATTGTATAATTCAACTGTAAACtgaatttaattccataaatcaAACAAACAATCGTTGCATACTTCACACCTTCCAAAGTTATTCAAATCAAGACATAATATTAGCACatcataacaaaataaaataattctcctatatatatatcgaAATCATCCATTTCAATTACTAGATGTCCTATAAATAAAACATGCCAAATTATAGAAAAAACATGAACTTTAGTAAAATTATAGTCCTTACTAGCAATGGCGGACCTACATGGAGGCATATATAATTAGGGATGTCAGTTGGGCTAACCCGCCTGAGTTCGGGCCAATCCACTCGAGTTTTCGAGCTATATGGGCGCGGGTTATTCgggttttgaattttttgggtTATAATTTTTCGACCATAACCCTAATCTTCGAGTTTCGAGCTAACccacgggctattcgggtcaaaAGTGATCTTACGTGCTACTTTCTATCAAATCCAATATTCTAACTTATAAAAAAACAGATTGTCGCAAGTAGTAAAGTATTACCAAAGTGATCAacagaaagaaaataataacaatagaaaatagaaacaaaatacataaacatatcGCTTAATTAGTAGCACACTTGAATCTGACTACAATTAAATGAAAATCATGCATATCAATGGAATTGAATgacatttttaattatatacccgaaaaataaattttaagcaattaaaaaaatagtataaatAGTAGTATGTCAAAAAATAGTACTTCATATCAGCCATATTTCATATAACCCTAACCTTCAATTTGATAGAGGAGACATAATTATCATATATACTTCATATAGATATATAACCCaaaattttaatcatatttttttattttaaatgctcAACCCATGGGCTAACCCGCAACCCACTCGGGCCAGCACGCATAACCTGCTGACCCGAACGAGCTTGCCCATGTAGCCCACTCGAGTTATTCGGGTCGACCCGCGGGTTTCGGGCtagattgacatccctatatataaTGTTGATTTTTGAGGTATACGTGTTTCAAATTAATGATATAGTTGAATTTATAAGTTAAGTGTATTGAAGAAAGTGATAAAAATTAAAGGATGGGTTGTCTTAGAAAATGACAATTTCACACAACTGAAATCTGTGGAAAATGTCTATCATTCCCAATCCAATTCTCGTGATTTTCATTTTCGATCAACAGAAAACTAAGAAGGTGAAATAGATTTAAATAGATAATTAAGATGAAGAACCGGAGGGAAATTGGAACTTTGAGCCAGAACGGCTCCGTTGTGGCCGATGATTGCTGCTGAAGCGAGTTGAACTCCATCGGACTCAAACATCAAGCAACGGTCTAGATAGGCTTGCCACGTCGACATTttcttctttaaaaaaaatagacgaaaatttagattttttgcTTTGATTTTTCTCAATGAGCATGCGATTTTCCTtcgaatttatttaaatatttataggCGATTTTGAAAAAGTCTCATGTATTCGTACGTAATCTAAGAATAATATCCGCAAGAATCATATTCATACGTTTGAAAACTTTCTTGTTCATGCGTAATTTATTAAGAATCATATAGAATCACATTTCGAAATATTATACAGTATTCTCTAAAAATAGTGTACTTTCTTTACAAACAAGTACTCCAGATATTACAAATATTactatatttgaaaattatCAAAGAGAAAATACTCTAAAATTAAAGTGGTGTCtaagataaaattaaaagttcatGCTGATATTATCGTTGAAAATTGTAATCTAGTAAGAATCATGTTTTTGAAATATTACAATCTCTGAAAATATTGTTTTTGTAACAAATAAAGAGACACAACAAATATTCCCACTACATTTCTAAAATGAAAGTGGTGTCTAAGATTTTGACCATTGTATATGAGACaactaaaaaactaaaaagttgtaatttttatattttaattttaaaaattatcttATTGATCACAACTCAATGAAATATTATGGTTGAAATGATAATTGCATAGATTATTTTGTAAATCAATTAATAAAGAGTATTTCGGATATCAAGTTATACAGACTAGATTACAAAGTAAACACTATGGTGGTGATAGGTtgccaagataaaataataccaatatataatttaggattgagttgtgagattattttaatcgggagttagctatgactaattatcccttAATTATTCATCTAAGATTAAATTGTGAGATTAAActtcatgaaccaaacacactacggACACGTTTGGTTCAAGAAATGAGATATCACAAGATAGTTATAATGAGACGGAGTTTTCGAGCCGGGGTAAAGATAATGTAAGATAGTGTAAAAAGTTGGATATTTATAGAGTTGTTTGGCTTATAAAACATCTTTGGTTTTGTGTCTAGATAAAAGTCGAAAAGGCAAAATTACCCTtacatattattatcattattagtATATGTTTTAGTTCATTTAATTGCCAATGCTTTacttaattttgtaaatttaaGATTGATTTATTAAATTTCATCATTAGTGGCAATTTAGGGCAGATTAGTAATTTAGCAGTACTGGTTAATATAcaattctatttatatattttaattagctACTACATTAATACACGATTCAAATGTTTTAGTTaatttagcttagttcagtcaTTAAAAACTATGACATTAGTCTTGAAAAAAATGCAAGCTCGAGAACTCAACAGATATTAGCCCAAACAAATTAAACAAGAAGTTGATGGAGCAAAAGTCTAACAAATTAATCGAACACTAAAACACAAAgaacattttatttttgcaaaaaaacATATGAATTAATCCGATCATATAAAATCCAGTTATCTTCATTATTTcaatttacataaaattaagGCCTATTCTATATTGATCCTATTTAAAACCTCACAAAATTACCCCAATCCAAGAAGTCAAGAACATAGGAAAAACTTTGGCTCAGATTCGATTGTGAATCGTCACAACCCACAACCACCACCCACTCGAATCAGAATATCCAACAACCGAGTTAGCCTACGGCAGCCATGGAGCCACTACCACCAGCGGCATCAACTGCCGCTACACGATGGAGAAAATGACGATTGTCATCGGTCGATGGCACCATCGGAAAAATATGTTGCGAGATGAGAGGGCTGACAAAGTAGAGAGGGAAAGGCCGGTGAAGTTGGGAGGGGAGAGAGGAGAATGGAAGGCAAACAATCGAGAGGGGGATAGAAGGGCACACCAAATTGAGGTTGAGAGAGAAGtggaagagagagaagaggatATAATGGAGAGAGAAATTTTAATACAACTAAACTTGCTTTATCGCAGGGGAGGCAGAGATTAATAACTGGACTATACAGTGAAAATAACGCGGTTCGAGATGGGCCGACAAAAATTAACAAGTGCCTCACTTTTTTCTCATTTTGCAAACCAAACATCAATATTACACTGTTTAAGCAATATAAATTGTCTTTAACTTGACTAAACATATTAACCAAACGACTCCTACAAATTTAATTCTGGATACAATCttacaaaccgaacaccccctataTATAACTATTGCTAGATTATTTCGTAGATCAAACTAGAGAGCACGCTTTTAGTTCATAATACTAATTTGAAAACACGAAGTGGATCTAAACActattatagtgaactaaatccttCACAGAGTAAATCATTTGAAGTAAATCGCTCTTATAGCAAACTTAATTCGTGTTatctagttatgcatttaaaattagttataaagGATCATCTTCATGATTTCACGTCTTGTTGTTTTAGCAAAGAATATATAGTTTACATAATACTATATGTAATACTCCTGGGCTGAGCTTCAGATGGTTCTGGGCCTAGGCCGGGCTCGGGATTACAAAATTTTCCAATTGAAGCCCATCTTAACTAATGAGTCCAGCCCATGCCCATGCCCACTTCATTTCACTGGTGAGCCGGGCTTGGATCGAGCTGAGCCGGCCTAGTTGACAACTCTAGACGGTGGGAGTATTTATCATTActtgtaaaatatttaaattactagTTGATAAAGGCAGTTAACATTACTCATCACTACAAATCTACTATAAAGTAGACAACAGTAGAGTGAACTAAATAGTCTTCTTTTTAATTCCAATCCGATTATATTTTTCCTCATACTTCATCAATGTTTATAGCTAGTGCCTATGCACTTTAAAAATTTTCACGAGAAACTCGAATCCTTCCTTTTTTAAACCAGAAATTATTTATTCATGAACTAATAAATTTTTCCTTCTCTACAACAATCGAGAAGAAATAGGTATAGATTTGCgtgggagagagagagtgtgtttgTTAATGGCGACGCAGACCAATTTCCAGATGAAGGTGACGGAAGGACAGCTCGGTTACGTTCTCCAGGATGTGCCTCATATCACCGATTATATTCCCAATCTTCCCGTACGTTAGTGTGTGTATATTGTTTGCATTGATGATATGCGTATATGAATCTGTATCTACTGTCTTCCGCGTAGTGCTGGATAGCTGTATTTGTTTGGATGTTGCGCGATCGCGCCTGCTGCGTGGTAGTGTGTGTTCTGGTGGATTCGTATGTGGAGAATCGATTCGATTCTTATGAGTTTAGAGGGCGAAATGATTGGGGATACTGAGCGAATGTTAGCTCAGTTTCAGCTGCAGGATGTTGAAGTGTTTGCAATTGCAGCACATAGTGACGATTTTATTTAATCTGCTTAATTAAGTTGCTGATGATTTTATTCTGTTTTATTTGATACGAGTATTTGTGAGATGCAGTTAACTGCTGGATTAATGCGTAGAGCTGATGCTATTTaatgattttgttttgtttgttttaataTCGTGCTTTTGGCTTGTATTGATGGGGCCCGCATGAGAGTGTTCAACTGTTCATGATCTCGTGGAATTAGGAACTAATCTGTTGTTGCATTAGTTAATGTAAAATGTGGATTTAAGCTAGAGTGCATAAAGGACAATTTTATTGTAGCATATGGTTATTTTTTCGTTTGAGATAGGCAATTACTACAATTTTTTTAAGCTAGGAAGAATAAGACTGGGACATGAGATAAAATAGGAAGTACAGAGAAACTGAAGAAGTGAACATTGACATTGGTTCTTTAATTGTTTGGCAGACATATCCCAATCCGCTACGCTCGAATCCTGCATACTCAGTTGTCAAGTGAGTTAACCACACTTTTCTCCTTCTCAAATGTGTGCCTTCTGGTTTGATGTTCCACATCTGATCCTTTCTCTAAGAAAAAATATAGAACATATtaacacttttttttatgatttcagGCAGTACTTCGTCGACATGGATGATAGTGTACCTCAAAAGGTGGGCACATTTGTGTTTTAAAGAAGGTCTTAATTGGAGTATATTTTTCTGTACCCCATACTAGTCAAAAGGTAGACTGTTTTTACCGTTCTCAGACCAATTATGCTTCTCTATGAAGATTGTTGTTCACAAGGATACTCCAAGAGGGGTACATTTCCGGCGAGCTGGTCCACGTCAAAAGGTAAATGTTCCTTTTTCTTGTATTCAAGTCATTAAATTTTGGGAACTCCAGTATTTGAATGCGTCAATGTCAAACAGGTGTACTTTACTCCAGAAGAAGTGAATGCTTGTATTGTGACATGTGGAGGTCTCTGTCCGGGCCTAAACACAGTGATCAGGGAGATTGTGCATAGCCTTGATTATATGTACGGTGCCACCAAAGTCTTGGGAATTGATGTAAGTTTTATTTGTTGCTAGTTGCAATGTTTAACAAGGTGTTACAAATAGGTTATAAACTTGGTATGGTACTAAATATTCTCAAAGTACTCTGGCACTAGTTTATCGTGTCTTCTTGTTTGTGATGCGTATTTATTGTTGTAAGTTATTATACATTTGATTAGGAAACTACATTATTGCTTTGACCACTGCTTTATAAGGTAGTACTGCTATATCCTTTCTATTTTATGTACTcctaatgcataatatattctgTTAGGGAGGTTACAGGGGATTCTATTCAAAGAATACCATTCCTTTGTCACCTAAGATTGTAAATGACATACATAAGCGTGGTGGGACCATCCTGGGAACTTCCCGAGGTGGTCATGATACCGTGAAGATTGTTGACAGCATTCAGGACCGTGGATTTAATCAGGTAAGTCTTGACTATACTTTCTATAACTAGAGGGATTTCTGTTGATGTGCCATTCACTCTATCCACTTAGCAATGCACTAGATATCTGCTGCACTGGACTTCATTATGGAACTGATGAAAAGATGATGATCAGGTTTACATAATTGGAGGGGATGGCACCCAAAAAGGAGCAGCTGTAATATATGAGGTGATCTGATTTAGTTCCCCTGCTAAGTAGACCAACAATTCATGATTTTactttgtttttctttgttaATTCTAATGAGTTATGAAATGATTTTGACTTGACCCTCTAACTATCTTTTCTAAATTATGTTTTATGAGAATTTATAAACTTTTGAGAATCAATGTTACGACTTCTTTAATAGTACCTCAAGTATACTGCCTTCTATTATACAGGCCGAAGTTACTGACTCCATAGTCAGTTTTAGTGACATTTTTCCAACAAAAATCTTCATACTATGTGTATACTGAAATTTTCAGGAGATTTGTCCTTTCCCTTTTTTTTCGTTTTCCAGGAAATTCGTAAGCGGGGTTTAAAGGTTGCAGTTGCTGGAATTCCCAAGACAATTGACAATGACATACCGGTACCTGttatttatcatttatcattTATATGGTTGTCACTTTTTTCTCTGGATCATCATATGAATTATCTAGATGATGCTTTCAACTTGAAGGAAAAAATTCCTGAGTGTCAAAAGCCTTAGCTAATATAAAATCGTGTGAATGCACAAGTAACTTTTCTTCACAATCCCAATACCTATTCTCTAAAGACCAAATATTTGGTTAATCTCAGCTAAACCGCACCTTGTGTTCCAAATATCGTGGTTAACGTATGATGTTCTTCTTGCACTATAATCCATGTGAACATAAACCGTGTTGGTTCTAGTTTATGAGATTAACTTTATCAGAAAGTGATGGAAATTGGAGGTTATAATGTTTGGTGTATTCACTAGAATTGTTCACTTTGGGTACTGACAAGATTCGGTTCAACTGGATTCTCATATCAGGTTATTGACAAATCATTTGGTTTTGATACTGCTGTGGAGGAAGCTCAGCGTGCCATTAATGCTGCACATGTTGAGGCTGAGAGTGCAGAAAATGGAATTGGTGTAGTGAAACTTATGGGCCGCTACAGTGGTAAAAAAAATTCCTGCAATTATACCATTGACTGATATAATCCGATATTTTATGCTGtgtttattataatttttattgtgaCCAAGTATAAGGAGTAAAATATACAAGAAGAAGCAAGATAGATATCCCTTTCAAATGACAGAAAACTGTTGATACTTGAGAAAAATCAACTCGCTCCTTCAAGATCTAAAGTTATTTTGATCATCTTGCTAATAGCCTCTAACTTTGATCAATTACTTGTATAGGATTTATTGCAATGTATGCTACACTGGCCAGTCGAGATGTTGACTGCTGTTTGATACCCGAGTCCCCATTTTATTTAGAAGGACAAGGTGGACTTTTCGAATATATTGAGAAGAGGCTTAAAGAAAATGGACACATGGTCATTGTTGTTGCTGAAGGAGCAGGAGAGGATCTTCTCGCCGCTAAAAACGAACAGGATGCTTCAGGGAACAAGCTACTTCAAGATGTCGGTTTGTGGCTTTCTCAAAGAATTAAGGTGTGGATCTTTCTATATTTGTTCTCTGACAAAATGCAAATAACTGGATGGAAAACAATTAACCAATTCAGAAACACTTTTCAGCACAAATATATACACTATCGAAAGCTGTAATAGTTTTTATCCTTTACTTTGTTAATTTGGTTTTCCCAATTA
This portion of the Salvia splendens isolate huo1 chromosome 10, SspV2, whole genome shotgun sequence genome encodes:
- the LOC121752383 gene encoding ATP-dependent 6-phosphofructokinase 6-like, whose amino-acid sequence is MATQTNFQMKVTEGQLGYVLQDVPHITDYIPNLPTYPNPLRSNPAYSVVKQYFVDMDDSVPQKIVVHKDTPRGVHFRRAGPRQKVYFTPEEVNACIVTCGGLCPGLNTVIREIVHSLDYMYGATKVLGIDGGYRGFYSKNTIPLSPKIVNDIHKRGGTILGTSRGGHDTVKIVDSIQDRGFNQVYIIGGDGTQKGAAVIYEEIRKRGLKVAVAGIPKTIDNDIPVIDKSFGFDTAVEEAQRAINAAHVEAESAENGIGVVKLMGRYSGFIAMYATLASRDVDCCLIPESPFYLEGQGGLFEYIEKRLKENGHMVIVVAEGAGEDLLAAKNEQDASGNKLLQDVGLWLSQRIKEHFSKEKKLLITLKYIDPTYMIRAIPSNASDNVYCTLLAQSAVHGAMSGFTGFTSGLVNGRHTYIPFNRITEQQNKVVITDRMWARLLSSTNQPSFLSHKLLDKAKKEQGPQSQLMDDTTNIADAKTGNKEKSNK
- the LOC121752522 gene encoding profilin-4 → MSWQSYVDDHLMCEIDGNHLTSAAIIGHDGVVWAQSATFPQFKAEEIAAIMEDFEEPGKLAPTGLHIGGIKYMVIQGEPGAVIRGKKGAGGITVKKTNQALLIGIYDEPMTPGQCNVVVERIGDYLIEQGL